The following coding sequences lie in one Rhizobium binae genomic window:
- a CDS encoding NAD(P)/FAD-dependent oxidoreductase: MAHVVVLGAGLGGTIAAFQLRDQLGAEHEVSVVGKGETFSFVPSNPWVAVGWRDRSSVEVNLRPVFQSRHIGFHSQGAARLHPCERRIELTDGTSLSYDYLVIATGPELAFDEIEGTGPTAVSHSICRIDHALQTKAAVQKLISNPGPVVVGAVQGASCFGPAYEFAFILEKALRDAKVRDRVPMAFVTSEPYIGHLGVDGVGDTKGLLESQLRQNHIKWLCNARVDKVAGGLVHVSEFAEDGVVKRTHELPSSFTMLLPAFRGVAAISGIAGLTNPRGFVLIDKHQRNPAFPEIFAVGVCVAIPPLATTVVPVGVPKTGFMIESMVTATVRNIKRLVNNEAPDAQATWNAVCLADFGDSGVAFVAQPQIPPRNVNWSASGAWVHAAKVGFEKYYLHKMRTGKAEPIYERLALQALGIEKLKEIKIEDPGATAAQ, encoded by the coding sequence ATGGCACATGTGGTCGTCTTGGGGGCAGGATTGGGTGGAACGATTGCAGCTTTTCAGCTGCGAGATCAGCTTGGTGCGGAGCACGAGGTTTCGGTCGTTGGGAAAGGCGAAACGTTCAGCTTCGTCCCGTCCAACCCATGGGTGGCCGTTGGCTGGCGTGACCGATCTTCAGTCGAGGTTAACCTCAGGCCGGTGTTCCAGAGCCGGCATATCGGCTTTCATTCGCAGGGGGCAGCGCGTCTGCATCCTTGCGAACGTCGGATTGAGCTGACCGATGGCACCTCGCTTTCCTATGACTACCTCGTTATCGCGACCGGTCCCGAGCTTGCGTTTGACGAGATAGAGGGGACGGGTCCGACTGCCGTCAGTCATTCGATCTGCCGGATCGACCACGCACTTCAGACGAAGGCAGCTGTTCAGAAATTGATCAGCAATCCCGGTCCCGTGGTGGTGGGCGCTGTTCAGGGCGCTTCCTGTTTCGGTCCGGCCTACGAATTCGCCTTTATTCTGGAAAAGGCGTTGCGAGACGCCAAGGTTCGCGATCGCGTACCGATGGCCTTCGTGACTTCCGAGCCCTACATTGGCCATCTCGGCGTTGACGGCGTGGGCGATACGAAAGGACTTCTCGAAAGCCAGCTGCGTCAGAACCACATCAAGTGGCTCTGCAATGCACGCGTGGACAAGGTTGCGGGCGGCTTGGTTCACGTCTCGGAATTTGCTGAAGACGGCGTCGTGAAGCGCACGCATGAACTGCCGAGCAGCTTTACGATGCTGCTGCCGGCTTTCCGCGGCGTCGCGGCGATATCGGGAATAGCCGGCCTCACCAATCCACGCGGCTTCGTCCTTATCGATAAGCACCAGCGCAATCCGGCTTTTCCGGAAATCTTCGCCGTCGGGGTCTGCGTCGCAATTCCGCCGCTGGCCACGACGGTTGTGCCCGTCGGCGTACCAAAGACCGGTTTCATGATCGAATCGATGGTTACCGCGACGGTACGAAACATCAAACGGCTGGTGAATAACGAAGCGCCCGACGCCCAAGCCACTTGGAACGCCGTCTGTCTTGCCGACTTCGGCGATTCCGGCGTCGCCTTCGTAGCCCAACCGCAGATCCCGCCGCGCAATGTCAACTGGTCGGCGAGTGGCGCCTGGGTTCATGCTGCGAAGGTTGGCTTCGAGAAGTACTACCTGCACAAGATGCGCACCGGCAAAGCCGAACCCATTTACGAGCGACTGGCTCTCCAGGCGCTCGGAATAGAGAAGCTCAAGGAAATCAAGATTGAAGACCCCGGTGCAACTGCGGCCCAATAG
- a CDS encoding YgaP family membrane protein yields MTLDRSVLAFAGFMVLLSVALTVWVSGYFVWLTVFVGANLLQSAYTGFCPAAKLFRMLGVKSGPAF; encoded by the coding sequence ATGACATTGGATCGATCGGTTCTCGCCTTCGCGGGTTTCATGGTGCTGCTGTCAGTGGCGCTGACTGTATGGGTATCGGGTTATTTCGTTTGGCTGACCGTCTTCGTCGGCGCCAACCTGCTTCAATCGGCCTATACCGGTTTCTGTCCGGCCGCAAAGCTCTTCCGGATGTTGGGCGTCAAATCAGGCCCGGCCTTCTAA
- the doeB gene encoding N(2)-acetyl-L-2,4-diaminobutanoate deacetylase DoeB gives MTETRLPPSPISATVDFTAEGVQHGFLRLPYSRDDSAWGSVMIPITVVRNGKGPTALLTGGNHGDEYEGPIALFDLACCLQAEAVSGAVIIIPAMNYPAFLAGTRTSPIDRGNMNRSFPGRPDGTVTEKIADYFQRVLLPMADLVLDFHSGGRTLDFLPFCAAHILPDRRQEAQAFEYVAAFGAPYSMKMLEIDAVGMYDTAAEEMGKIFVTTELGGGGTATARSAAIAKHGVINVLRHAGIVAGAVEPGPTTWLDMPDDRCFSFADEGGLIEPAIDLGEEVTKNAVLARIYSTGRTGEPPREIRAAMDGILCARHFPGLVKPGDCVAVLAIVTN, from the coding sequence ATGACAGAGACCCGTTTGCCGCCGTCGCCGATCAGCGCGACGGTCGATTTCACCGCCGAGGGCGTTCAGCACGGTTTCCTCAGGCTGCCTTACAGTCGCGACGATTCCGCCTGGGGCTCGGTGATGATCCCGATTACGGTCGTCAGAAACGGCAAAGGGCCGACCGCCCTTCTGACTGGCGGCAATCACGGCGACGAATACGAAGGTCCGATCGCGCTTTTCGACCTCGCCTGCTGCCTGCAGGCCGAGGCGGTGAGCGGCGCCGTCATCATCATCCCGGCCATGAATTATCCTGCGTTCCTGGCAGGGACTAGGACGTCGCCGATCGACAGAGGCAATATGAACCGCAGCTTTCCCGGCCGTCCGGACGGGACGGTGACCGAGAAGATTGCGGACTATTTCCAGCGCGTGCTTCTGCCGATGGCGGATCTTGTTCTCGATTTCCATTCTGGCGGCAGGACACTCGATTTTCTGCCTTTCTGTGCGGCGCATATTCTGCCGGATAGAAGGCAGGAGGCGCAGGCGTTCGAATATGTGGCCGCATTCGGCGCGCCTTATTCGATGAAGATGCTGGAGATCGATGCGGTTGGCATGTACGACACCGCAGCCGAGGAAATGGGCAAGATCTTTGTCACCACGGAGCTCGGAGGCGGCGGGACCGCTACAGCCAGGAGCGCGGCGATTGCCAAACACGGTGTGATCAACGTGCTGCGGCATGCGGGGATCGTTGCCGGCGCCGTCGAGCCAGGTCCAACGACGTGGCTCGACATGCCGGACGACCGCTGTTTTTCTTTCGCGGACGAGGGTGGATTGATCGAACCAGCCATCGATCTGGGTGAAGAGGTCACTAAGAATGCCGTCCTTGCCCGCATCTATTCGACAGGACGAACGGGTGAGCCGCCGCGCGAGATCCGCGCCGCCATGGACGGCATTCTCTGCGCCCGGCATTTTCCGGGGCTGGTCAAACCGGGCGACTGCGTTGCGGTCTTGGCGATCGTGACCAACTAA
- a CDS encoding ArsR/SmtB family transcription factor has protein sequence MEIAQAMEKKAGDAANFLSGLANEHRLLVLCQLLEGERHVTALIDATDIPQTSMSQHLAKLKKEGIVDFRREHRTLYYFIRDPTVIEIMKVLYRRFCQ, from the coding sequence ATGGAAATCGCCCAGGCAATGGAAAAGAAGGCCGGCGATGCCGCCAACTTTCTCAGCGGCTTGGCCAATGAGCATCGGTTGCTCGTGCTCTGCCAGTTGCTTGAGGGAGAACGACACGTCACGGCCCTGATCGACGCGACGGATATTCCGCAAACTTCGATGTCGCAGCATCTGGCGAAACTGAAGAAGGAAGGTATCGTCGATTTCCGTCGCGAGCACCGGACGCTCTATTACTTCATTCGGGATCCGACGGTCATCGAAATCATGAAGGTGCTCTACCGCCGCTTCTGTCAGTGA
- the eutC gene encoding ectoine utilization protein EutC, giving the protein MSRMIILTEAELREVVTLDRDAVACVEQAFAALATKAVAMPPILRLDIPEHRGEVDVKTAYVPGIEGFAIKISPGFFDNPKIGLSSTNGMMVLLSSRTGLVQALLLDNGYLTDVRTAAAGAVAAKHLSRQNSNVAAIFGAGMQARLQLEALTLVRPIREARLWARDAAKAEGVAAELAARLGFPVNAISDPREAMSGADLIVTTTPAEKPIIETGWLKPGQHLTAMGSDAEHKNEIDPAVIAGAGLYVADSLKQTRRLGELHHAIEAGLVANDADFAELGRIIAGRMPGRTSSDQITVADLTGTGVQDTAIATLAFARADAAKAGTTFES; this is encoded by the coding sequence ATGAGCCGGATGATCATTCTGACGGAAGCGGAATTGCGAGAGGTCGTGACGCTCGACCGCGATGCGGTCGCTTGCGTCGAACAGGCTTTCGCAGCGCTCGCGACCAAGGCCGTCGCCATGCCGCCGATCCTGCGGCTCGATATTCCCGAGCATCGGGGCGAGGTCGATGTGAAGACCGCTTACGTGCCGGGGATAGAAGGCTTCGCGATCAAGATCAGCCCAGGTTTCTTCGACAATCCCAAGATCGGCCTATCGAGCACCAACGGCATGATGGTGCTGCTGTCGAGCCGGACCGGTCTGGTGCAGGCCCTGCTGCTGGACAACGGCTACCTCACTGATGTGCGCACCGCCGCAGCCGGCGCCGTCGCGGCAAAACATCTGTCGCGACAAAATTCCAACGTCGCCGCAATTTTCGGCGCCGGAATGCAGGCGCGGCTGCAGCTGGAAGCGCTGACGCTGGTGCGGCCGATCCGTGAAGCCAGGCTATGGGCGCGTGACGCGGCCAAGGCCGAGGGGGTGGCTGCGGAACTGGCGGCAAGGCTCGGCTTTCCCGTCAACGCGATATCGGATCCGAGAGAAGCAATGTCGGGCGCCGACCTTATCGTGACCACCACGCCGGCGGAAAAACCGATCATCGAAACGGGGTGGCTCAAGCCGGGGCAGCATCTGACGGCCATGGGCTCGGACGCCGAGCACAAGAACGAGATCGATCCGGCAGTCATTGCGGGCGCCGGCCTCTATGTCGCCGACAGCCTGAAGCAGACGCGCCGGCTCGGCGAGTTGCACCATGCGATCGAAGCGGGCCTCGTCGCCAACGATGCCGATTTCGCCGAACTCGGCCGGATCATCGCCGGGCGGATGCCGGGCAGAACGAGCAGCGACCAGATCACCGTCGCCGACCTCACGGGAACCGGCGTTCAGGACACCGCCATTGCCACGCTCGCCTTTGCCCGCGCCGACGCGGCGAAGGCCGGCACCACATTCGAGAGCTAA
- the eutB gene encoding hydroxyectoine utilization dehydratase EutB, with protein sequence MASALPVSLKDIRAAAQWIGSHVVETPIVPSALLGAIAGVPVWLKLEHHQTTGSFKLRGATNAVLALSPAEKARGVVAASTGNHGRALAHAAKAQGMVATICMSRLVPENKVSEIRRLGAEVRIIGRSQDEAQQEVDRLVRADGLVVIPPFDHPDVVAGQGTLGLEIIDALPEAATVLVPLSGGGLAAGVAAAVKGINPKTKVIGLTMERGAAMKASLDTGWPVQVEEVSSLADSLGGGIGLDNRVTFAMCRDLLDDVVLLTEAEIAAGMRHAYASEGEIIEGAGAVGIAALLAGKIRSGGPIVAILSGRNVDMEQHRRVMDGETAICAEDGP encoded by the coding sequence ATGGCGAGCGCCTTGCCGGTTTCGTTGAAGGATATCCGCGCGGCAGCGCAGTGGATCGGCAGCCATGTCGTGGAAACGCCGATCGTGCCGTCGGCACTGCTCGGCGCGATCGCCGGTGTTCCGGTCTGGCTGAAGCTCGAACATCACCAGACGACGGGCAGCTTCAAGCTGCGCGGGGCGACCAATGCGGTGCTGGCATTGTCGCCCGCGGAAAAGGCGCGCGGCGTCGTTGCCGCCTCGACCGGAAATCACGGCAGGGCGCTTGCCCATGCCGCGAAGGCGCAGGGCATGGTCGCGACGATCTGCATGTCGCGGCTGGTGCCGGAAAACAAGGTTTCGGAAATCCGCCGTCTCGGCGCCGAGGTGCGCATCATCGGACGATCGCAGGACGAGGCGCAGCAGGAGGTGGACCGGCTGGTGCGCGCGGACGGGCTGGTGGTGATCCCACCCTTCGACCATCCCGATGTCGTCGCCGGGCAGGGGACGCTGGGGCTCGAGATCATCGACGCCTTGCCGGAAGCGGCGACGGTGCTGGTGCCGCTGTCTGGCGGCGGCCTTGCGGCGGGCGTCGCAGCCGCGGTCAAGGGCATCAATCCCAAAACGAAAGTGATCGGCCTGACGATGGAACGGGGGGCGGCGATGAAGGCGAGCCTCGATACCGGCTGGCCGGTGCAGGTCGAGGAAGTGTCGAGCCTTGCCGACTCGCTCGGCGGCGGCATCGGCCTCGACAACCGCGTGACCTTTGCCATGTGCCGCGACCTACTCGATGACGTCGTCCTGCTGACGGAGGCGGAGATCGCCGCCGGCATGCGCCATGCCTATGCCTCCGAGGGCGAGATTATCGAGGGAGCGGGCGCAGTCGGCATCGCAGCGTTGCTGGCGGGGAAGATCCGCTCGGGCGGCCCCATCGTTGCGATCCTTTCCGGGCGCAATGTCGACATGGAACAGCATCGTCGGGTGATGGACGGCGAGACTGCAATCTGCGCGGAGGATGGCCCATGA
- the doeA gene encoding ectoine hydrolase DoeA (DoeA (degradation of ectoine A) is also called EutD (ectoine utilization D).) → MTQPHLKFSLGEYAARLEKTRRAMEANGVDLLIVSDPSNMAWLTGYDGWSFYVHQAVIVPPQGEPIWFGRGQDANGAKLTAYLSHDNIVGYPDHYVQSTERHPMDYLSGILTERGFGKLTIGVEMDNYWFSAAAFAALQKHLPNAHFVDATALVNWQRAVKSETEIQYMRNAARIVEAMHARIFDKIEVGMRKCDLVAEIYDAGTRGVDGIGGDYPAIVPLLPSGVEASAPHLTWDDRPLKKGEGTFFEIAGCYNRYHLPLSRTVFLGKPTQAFLDAEKATLEGMEAGLAVARPGNTCEDIANAFFAVLKKYGIVKDNRTGYPIGLSYPPDWGERTMSLRPGDRTELKPGMTFHFMTGLWLEDMGFETTESILITESGVECLANVPRKLMVKD, encoded by the coding sequence ATGACGCAACCCCATCTGAAGTTTTCGCTCGGCGAATATGCCGCGCGGCTGGAAAAGACACGGCGTGCCATGGAAGCGAATGGCGTCGACCTGCTTATTGTCAGCGACCCGTCGAATATGGCCTGGCTGACCGGCTATGACGGCTGGTCCTTCTACGTGCATCAGGCGGTGATCGTGCCGCCGCAGGGCGAACCGATCTGGTTCGGCCGCGGCCAGGACGCCAACGGCGCCAAGCTCACCGCCTATCTCAGCCACGATAACATCGTCGGCTATCCCGATCATTACGTGCAATCGACCGAACGCCATCCGATGGACTATCTCTCCGGCATCCTGACGGAGCGCGGCTTCGGCAAGCTGACGATCGGCGTCGAGATGGACAATTACTGGTTCTCGGCGGCCGCCTTCGCCGCGTTGCAAAAGCATCTGCCGAACGCGCACTTCGTTGATGCAACCGCCCTCGTCAACTGGCAGCGCGCGGTCAAGAGCGAAACCGAAATCCAATACATGCGCAATGCCGCCCGCATCGTCGAGGCGATGCATGCCCGCATCTTCGACAAGATAGAAGTCGGCATGCGCAAGTGCGATCTCGTCGCCGAAATTTACGATGCCGGCACCCGTGGCGTCGACGGCATCGGCGGCGACTATCCGGCGATCGTGCCGCTGCTGCCGTCGGGTGTCGAAGCATCCGCGCCGCATCTGACCTGGGACGACCGGCCGTTGAAGAAGGGCGAGGGCACCTTCTTCGAAATCGCCGGCTGCTACAATCGCTATCACCTGCCATTGTCGCGTACCGTCTTCCTCGGCAAGCCGACGCAGGCTTTCCTAGATGCCGAAAAAGCGACGCTGGAGGGCATGGAGGCCGGTCTTGCTGTTGCCAGGCCCGGCAACACCTGCGAGGATATCGCCAACGCCTTCTTCGCGGTCCTGAAGAAATACGGCATCGTCAAGGACAACCGCACGGGCTATCCGATCGGCCTTTCCTATCCGCCGGATTGGGGCGAACGCACCATGAGCCTGCGGCCAGGCGACCGGACGGAATTGAAGCCCGGCATGACCTTCCATTTCATGACCGGTCTCTGGTTGGAGGACATGGGGTTCGAGACGACCGAGAGCATCCTCATCACCGAGAGCGGTGTCGAGTGCCTGGCCAATGTGCCGCGCAAGCTGATGGTCAAGGATTGA
- a CDS encoding efflux RND transporter periplasmic adaptor subunit: protein MRLIFLLTGLTLAGSAAAETLKLQPISITEWKAVYGSIEARNTVAARARIGGTIIELDVTEGESVKAGQKIAVVRDEKLAFQIAALDAQINALQSQLTTAQADLARAETLVSRGAVTVQQSDALRTQVAVTRNQITATQAQRAVIVQQQSEGEVDAPTDGKVLTVPTTKGAVIMAGETVSTVGGGGLFLRLAIPERHAAFLKQDATIRISVNGRQSSGKLVKIYPEIDNGRVIADVEADQLETSFVEARVLVEVPVGERSVLLVPVNALITHSGLDFVKVAEGAAVVERTVITGEHIDRPGGRFIEILTGLAAGDEVVLP from the coding sequence ATGCGTCTGATTTTTCTGTTGACCGGGCTCACGCTTGCTGGATCGGCCGCTGCCGAAACCCTGAAGCTGCAACCGATCAGCATCACGGAGTGGAAGGCTGTCTACGGCAGCATCGAGGCGCGCAATACAGTGGCCGCACGCGCCCGCATCGGCGGCACGATCATCGAGCTCGATGTCACTGAAGGCGAAAGTGTAAAGGCAGGACAGAAAATCGCCGTCGTCCGTGACGAAAAACTTGCCTTTCAGATTGCCGCGCTTGACGCTCAGATCAACGCACTGCAATCGCAATTGACGACCGCACAGGCCGATCTCGCCCGCGCTGAGACGCTGGTCTCAAGGGGCGCGGTAACAGTCCAGCAATCCGATGCATTGCGCACGCAGGTCGCGGTCACTCGAAACCAAATTACCGCGACGCAAGCGCAACGCGCAGTCATCGTCCAGCAGCAGTCCGAAGGCGAGGTTGATGCTCCGACCGACGGCAAGGTGTTGACGGTACCGACTACGAAGGGTGCGGTCATCATGGCTGGCGAGACTGTCTCAACCGTCGGAGGCGGCGGCCTGTTCCTCCGTCTCGCCATTCCGGAGCGCCACGCCGCCTTTCTGAAGCAGGATGCGACGATTAGGATCAGCGTCAACGGCAGGCAATCATCCGGCAAGCTGGTGAAGATCTATCCCGAGATCGACAATGGCCGCGTGATCGCCGATGTCGAGGCAGACCAACTCGAAACCTCCTTTGTCGAGGCCCGTGTTCTCGTGGAGGTTCCCGTCGGCGAAAGGTCGGTGCTGCTGGTGCCTGTGAATGCGCTCATCACGCATTCCGGGTTGGATTTCGTGAAGGTTGCCGAGGGAGCGGCTGTGGTTGAACGGACGGTAATCACTGGGGAACATATCGACAGACCCGGGGGCCGCTTCATTGAAATCCTGACCGGACTTGCCGCCGGCGACGAGGTTGTCCTCCCATGA
- a CDS encoding methyl-accepting chemotaxis protein codes for MAFTIARSLVVFGVAVSTGIFMSIGLQQSALERLKVNGPVYEQVVYGKDLIADILPPPLFVVESYMLSFEASKFPELTEINLAKIANLKTAYDDRRAYWKSTQLPQALKDELENDVLAKGDAFWQVMNRAIIPALNANDENKAHGAIEQLRAAFHAHQDAVEKLVANSDAFLKGQETNAASEIVTWTIYAGAAGIGSFALLLAGLYLLRRRAIVPLAGMKAYMGGLAEGDFSSEVPYANRSDEIGAMSKAVAVFRLNALERQDAQTRETARRDAEIARERGQMAEKAAEQQTRDTVIDQLSYGLDQLSHGNLDCRITTPFAAAYEALRAKFNDSMNALSASMAEIAHTSRQVGSSSTGITVAADSLASRTEQQAAMLEEATAALKEMNTKAKDASHHAGLATGLMAETRSSAEHSAAIVRDAITAMGRIEGSSAQIGEIVNVIDEIAFQTNLLALNAGVEAARAGEAGKGFAVVAQEVRELALRSANAAKEIRTVISTSSTQVSTGVELVNRTGKALLEIEGQVEQVSGLIARIASLSSEQATAIGEIDASVSTLDEVTQQNAAMAAETVSACRALGGQTQTLEGVVSRFQTGAATAGSRSYKAA; via the coding sequence TTGGCATTTACTATTGCCCGCAGTTTGGTGGTCTTCGGCGTAGCCGTTTCGACCGGTATTTTCATGTCGATCGGCTTGCAGCAATCGGCGCTCGAACGGCTGAAGGTCAACGGCCCGGTTTATGAGCAGGTGGTTTACGGCAAGGATCTGATTGCAGATATCCTGCCGCCGCCGCTGTTCGTGGTCGAATCCTACATGCTGTCTTTCGAGGCCAGTAAATTTCCCGAACTGACCGAGATCAATCTTGCCAAGATCGCAAATCTCAAAACCGCTTACGACGACCGGCGCGCCTATTGGAAATCGACGCAACTGCCGCAGGCTCTAAAGGACGAGCTTGAGAACGATGTGCTCGCCAAAGGCGACGCATTTTGGCAGGTGATGAACCGCGCGATCATCCCTGCCCTGAACGCCAATGACGAAAACAAGGCGCATGGTGCGATCGAGCAACTGCGCGCCGCCTTCCATGCACATCAGGACGCAGTTGAAAAGCTTGTCGCAAATTCGGACGCCTTCCTAAAGGGCCAGGAGACCAACGCGGCTTCGGAAATCGTCACCTGGACGATATATGCGGGCGCCGCAGGTATCGGTTCCTTCGCCCTGCTGCTGGCTGGGCTTTATCTTCTGCGCCGCCGGGCCATCGTGCCGCTGGCGGGCATGAAGGCCTATATGGGCGGCCTCGCCGAAGGCGATTTTTCATCGGAGGTTCCCTACGCCAACCGCTCCGACGAGATCGGCGCGATGTCGAAGGCCGTTGCGGTGTTCCGCCTTAACGCGCTGGAGCGACAAGACGCACAGACGCGCGAAACGGCACGTCGTGATGCCGAAATCGCACGAGAACGCGGCCAGATGGCCGAAAAAGCCGCCGAGCAGCAGACACGGGATACGGTTATCGATCAGCTGTCATATGGTTTGGACCAGTTGTCGCACGGCAATCTGGATTGCCGGATCACGACACCCTTTGCCGCGGCCTACGAGGCGTTGCGCGCGAAATTCAATGACAGCATGAACGCGCTTTCCGCCTCAATGGCCGAAATCGCCCACACTTCCAGGCAGGTCGGCAGCTCCTCCACGGGCATCACCGTTGCGGCCGACAGTCTCGCCTCCCGCACTGAGCAGCAGGCCGCAATGCTTGAAGAGGCGACTGCCGCGCTCAAGGAGATGAACACCAAAGCCAAGGACGCTTCCCATCATGCCGGCCTCGCAACCGGACTTATGGCCGAGACCCGCAGCAGCGCCGAACATTCCGCCGCCATCGTCCGCGATGCGATCACCGCTATGGGAAGGATCGAAGGCTCGTCGGCCCAGATCGGAGAAATCGTCAACGTGATTGATGAAATCGCCTTCCAGACCAATCTTCTGGCGCTGAATGCCGGCGTCGAAGCCGCACGCGCCGGCGAGGCCGGCAAGGGTTTTGCCGTCGTCGCCCAGGAAGTGCGTGAACTCGCCTTGCGCTCGGCCAATGCAGCGAAGGAGATCAGGACGGTGATTTCCACCTCCTCGACCCAAGTATCCACCGGGGTGGAACTCGTCAACCGCACCGGGAAGGCACTTTTGGAGATCGAAGGTCAGGTCGAACAGGTTTCTGGCCTGATCGCCCGCATCGCGTCCTTATCCTCCGAGCAGGCAACGGCGATCGGCGAGATCGACGCCTCCGTCAGCACGCTCGACGAAGTCACGCAGCAAAATGCCGCCATGGCTGCGGAAACTGTCTCTGCCTGCCGCGCCCTCGGCGGTCAGACGCAGACGCTGGAAGGCGTTGTCAGCCGCTTTCAGACTGGTGCGGCTACCGCCGGCTCGAGATCATACAAGGCCGCCTGA